The Hyphomicrobiales bacterium genome has a window encoding:
- a CDS encoding putative membrane transporter protein (Evidence 3 : Putative function from multiple computational evidences) produces MDNTTLIFFVTATFMLAGFVKGVIGLGLPTIAVGILGVVMAPAQAAALLVVPNLVTNGWQIATGPKLAATLKRLGPMLAAICIGTWAGAGLLQQQKDGTATLWLGLALVLYALVGLKAAKLRVPPRWESWLGPLIGVTTGVVTAATGVFVLPAVPYLQALGFDKDELVQALGISFIVSTLALSFGLIGAGALNGTVAWQSLLALVPALIGMGAGQFIRGRISPTTFKVCFFAGLLALGAYLCWRSLA; encoded by the coding sequence ATGGACAACACGACCCTCATTTTCTTCGTCACCGCGACCTTCATGCTCGCCGGCTTCGTCAAAGGCGTGATCGGGCTGGGGCTGCCGACCATCGCGGTCGGTATCCTCGGCGTGGTGATGGCGCCGGCGCAGGCAGCGGCACTGCTGGTCGTGCCCAATCTCGTCACCAATGGCTGGCAGATCGCGACCGGTCCCAAGCTCGCCGCAACGCTGAAGCGCCTCGGGCCGATGCTCGCCGCCATCTGCATCGGCACCTGGGCCGGCGCCGGCCTGCTGCAGCAGCAGAAGGACGGTACAGCGACGCTCTGGCTCGGTCTCGCGCTCGTGCTCTACGCGCTGGTTGGGCTGAAGGCGGCGAAGCTGCGTGTCCCGCCGCGTTGGGAGAGCTGGCTAGGGCCCCTCATCGGCGTGACGACCGGCGTCGTCACCGCGGCAACCGGCGTCTTCGTGCTGCCGGCAGTGCCCTATCTGCAAGCGCTCGGCTTCGACAAGGACGAGCTGGTGCAGGCGCTCGGCATCTCCTTCATCGTCTCGACGCTGGCGCTCTCCTTCGGCCTGATCGGCGCGGGCGCGCTCAACGGCACCGTCGCCTGGCAGTCGCTGCTCGCGCTCGTTCCCGCGCTCATCGGCATGGGCGCCGGCCAGTTCATCCGCGGCCGCATCTCGCCCACGACTTTCAAGGTCTGCTTCTTCGCCGGGCTGCTGGCGCTCGGCGCCTATCTCTGCTGGCGCAGCCTTGCATAA
- the tadA gene encoding tRNA-specific adenosine deaminase, with protein MLRAPKLGFTMSKPQSPSALDAMALAFDEAKAAALRGEVPVGAVVVRDGAVLGRAGNRTLELKDPTAHAEMLALRLACETIGSERLIGCDLYVTLEPCPMCAAAISFSRIRRLYFGAGDPKGGAVENGVRLYESPTCHHAPEIYGGLRETEAATLLRDFFRERR; from the coding sequence TTGCTGCGAGCGCCAAAGCTGGGGTTCACGATGTCGAAACCGCAATCACCCTCCGCGCTCGACGCGATGGCGCTCGCCTTCGACGAGGCGAAGGCGGCTGCGCTGCGCGGCGAGGTGCCGGTGGGGGCGGTGGTGGTGCGCGACGGTGCTGTCCTCGGCCGCGCCGGCAATCGCACGCTGGAGCTGAAGGACCCGACCGCCCATGCCGAGATGCTGGCGCTCAGGCTCGCCTGCGAGACGATCGGCAGCGAGCGGCTGATCGGCTGCGATCTCTACGTCACGCTCGAGCCCTGCCCGATGTGCGCTGCCGCGATCTCGTTTTCCCGGATCAGGCGGCTCTATTTCGGCGCCGGCGATCCGAAGGGCGGCGCGGTGGAGAACGGTGTCAGGCTCTATGAGAGCCCGACCTGCCACCATGCGCCGGAAATCTATGGCGGGTTGCGCGAGACCGAAGCCGCGACGCTGCTGCGGGACTTCTTCCGCGAGCGTCGCTGA
- a CDS encoding Permease of the drug/metabolite transporter (DMT) superfamily: protein MIRASNAWAYRLDDRKLGQILLLVTAFGWGLNWSVLKFVLVDWPPLFARGTAGLIGAAGLAVAAIRRGERLAVPRGAWPSLALAAGINVFAWMGFTALSLNWLKVSEGALIAYSMPIWAVLIAWPLHGEHPDRRSLLALALGVAGIAILMGGPDFALRKMPGVMFGLAAAILFAVGTIMARKPVAMPVTALTAWQVALGCLPMVVLSLFLEQPRMFALSGPGVLGLAYMAIGPMALCYLTWFGALKRLPTAVAATGMLIVPIVGTLSAVPLLGDMLGPREILAIGITLSGVGLALRARRA, encoded by the coding sequence ATGATCAGGGCTTCGAATGCGTGGGCCTACCGGCTCGACGACCGCAAGCTCGGCCAGATCCTGCTGCTCGTGACGGCCTTCGGCTGGGGGCTGAACTGGTCGGTCCTGAAGTTCGTCCTCGTCGACTGGCCGCCGCTCTTCGCGCGCGGCACGGCGGGTCTGATCGGCGCGGCCGGCCTGGCCGTGGCGGCGATCCGCCGGGGCGAGAGGCTCGCCGTGCCACGCGGGGCATGGCCTTCGCTTGCCCTTGCCGCCGGGATCAACGTCTTCGCCTGGATGGGCTTCACCGCGCTTTCGCTGAACTGGCTCAAGGTCTCGGAAGGCGCCCTCATCGCCTATTCCATGCCGATCTGGGCGGTGTTGATCGCCTGGCCGTTGCATGGCGAACACCCTGATCGCCGCAGCCTGCTCGCCCTCGCACTCGGCGTCGCCGGCATCGCGATCCTGATGGGCGGGCCCGATTTCGCCCTCAGGAAGATGCCGGGCGTGATGTTCGGGCTCGCCGCCGCCATTCTCTTCGCGGTCGGGACCATCATGGCCCGCAAACCCGTCGCCATGCCCGTCACGGCGTTGACGGCCTGGCAGGTCGCGCTGGGCTGCCTGCCGATGGTCGTTCTGAGCTTGTTTCTGGAGCAGCCGCGGATGTTCGCGTTGTCTGGTCCGGGTGTTTTGGGGCTCGCCTACATGGCGATAGGGCCGATGGCGCTGTGCTACCTGACCTGGTTCGGTGCGTTGAAGCGCCTGCCTACGGCGGTCGCGGCAACGGGCATGCTGATCGTCCCGATCGTTGGCACGCTGTCGGCTGTGCCACTCCTCGGGGACATGCTGGGGCCACGCGAGATTCTGGCCATCGGCATCACGCTGAGCGGCGTCGGATTGGCGTTGCGGGCCCGTCGAGCCTAA
- a CDS encoding Fluoroacetate dehalogenase, translating to MLKAMANIDSLFPGFNAHWIDGPVGKIFARVGGEGPPLVLIHGFPQTHAEWHRLAPELAKTHTVVCPDLRGYGWSAAPHGDGGKETYSKRGMGEDIVAVMQALGHLRFGVIGHDRGARVAYRLALDHPGRVERLVLLDILPTVSMWEGMNAARAMQVYHWTFLAQPEPIPENLLKADPVGWLDRTIASWSRAKNLDLFDPLAMQSYAESFRDPSRTHAACEDYRAGATTDVEHDKADLAAGKRILCPTLALWGDAGIPAKGASPLEIWRKSFAPQAEGQAIDSGHFLPEENPQATLAALKPFLAQAAA from the coding sequence ATGCTCAAGGCCATGGCGAACATCGATAGTCTCTTCCCCGGCTTCAACGCGCATTGGATCGACGGCCCGGTCGGCAAGATCTTCGCGCGCGTCGGCGGCGAAGGCCCGCCGCTGGTGCTGATCCACGGCTTTCCGCAGACCCATGCCGAATGGCACCGGCTCGCACCGGAGCTGGCCAAGACACACACCGTCGTCTGCCCGGATCTGCGCGGCTATGGCTGGTCGGCCGCACCGCATGGCGACGGCGGCAAGGAGACCTACAGCAAGCGCGGCATGGGCGAGGATATCGTCGCCGTGATGCAGGCGCTCGGCCATCTCCGCTTCGGCGTGATCGGTCATGACCGTGGCGCGCGCGTGGCCTATCGCCTCGCGCTCGACCATCCGGGCCGGGTCGAGCGGCTCGTCCTGCTCGACATCCTGCCGACCGTCTCGATGTGGGAAGGCATGAACGCGGCGCGCGCCATGCAGGTGTATCACTGGACCTTCCTGGCCCAACCCGAGCCGATCCCTGAGAACCTGCTCAAGGCCGACCCCGTCGGCTGGCTCGACCGCACCATCGCGAGCTGGAGCCGCGCGAAGAATCTCGACCTGTTCGACCCGCTGGCGATGCAATCCTACGCGGAATCCTTCAGAGATCCGTCGCGCACCCATGCCGCCTGCGAGGATTATCGCGCCGGCGCCACCACCGATGTCGAGCACGACAAGGCCGATCTCGCCGCGGGCAAGCGCATCCTGTGCCCGACACTGGCGCTCTGGGGCGACGCCGGCATCCCGGCCAAGGGGGCGAGCCCGCTCGAAATCTGGCGGAAGAGCTTCGCGCCGCAGGCCGAGGGCCAAGCGATCGACAGTGGGCATTTCCTGCCGGAGGAGAACCCGCAGGCGACGCTCGCCGCGCTGAAGCCGTTCCTGGCCCAGGCCGCGGCCTGA
- a CDS encoding Patatin-like phospholipase family protein: protein MTGSRSAALVQGAGGVPDIALVLGAGGARGLSHIAVLEAFDELGIKPTRIAGCSIGAIIGAAYAAGLSGRDLREHVLSTFRDRAPTIARLLEARIGRLSDLVRGLGNPVLIDGERLLDLFWPEAVPDRFEELAIPFFAVAADYHRHAEVLLSEGPLTPAVAASLAVPGLVRPVALGGRVLIDGGAIDPLPYRDLLVPGRIVVAIDVSAPTTATSDTRIPGPMEAIVGASQILTRTLVQRMVERQPPDILIRAGADRIGGLDFFKATAILAAAEPIKDEVKRALERALSGSG from the coding sequence ATGACAGGGTCCCGCAGCGCCGCTCTCGTGCAGGGCGCCGGCGGCGTGCCCGACATCGCCCTCGTGCTCGGCGCCGGTGGGGCGCGCGGCCTCAGCCACATCGCCGTGCTCGAAGCCTTCGACGAACTCGGCATCAAGCCGACGCGGATTGCCGGCTGCTCGATCGGCGCCATCATCGGCGCGGCCTATGCCGCCGGGCTCTCCGGCCGCGATCTGCGCGAGCATGTGCTTTCAACCTTCCGCGACCGCGCGCCCACGATCGCGCGGCTGCTCGAAGCCCGCATCGGCCGGCTCTCCGACCTCGTGCGCGGCCTTGGCAACCCTGTCCTGATCGATGGCGAGCGACTGCTCGACCTGTTCTGGCCGGAGGCGGTGCCCGACCGTTTCGAGGAGCTCGCAATCCCCTTCTTCGCGGTGGCGGCCGATTATCACCGTCATGCGGAGGTCCTGCTGAGCGAAGGGCCGCTGACGCCGGCCGTCGCAGCCTCGCTTGCCGTTCCCGGATTGGTGCGTCCGGTCGCGCTCGGCGGGCGCGTGCTGATCGATGGCGGCGCCATTGATCCCCTGCCCTATCGGGACTTGCTGGTGCCCGGCCGCATCGTTGTCGCGATCGATGTCAGCGCCCCCACGACCGCGACGAGCGACACGCGCATTCCCGGCCCCATGGAGGCGATCGTCGGCGCCTCGCAGATCCTCACCCGCACGCTGGTCCAGCGCATGGTCGAGCGTCAGCCGCCCGATATCCTGATCCGGGCGGGAGCCGACCGCATCGGTGGGCTCGACTTCTTCAAGGCGACGGCGATCCTCGCGGCGGCCGAACCGATCAAGGACGAGGTCAAGCGAGCGCTGGAGCGGGCGCTTTCAGGCTCGGGCTGA
- the ydfF gene encoding Uncharacterized HTH-type transcriptional regulator YdfF, protein MAHHVAMNAQGPYLAEIAHLMGDPARANILHALMDGRALTAKELAWIAGVAPQTASGHLAKLMQGGLIAVAAQGRHRYYRLAGPEVATALEGLMVLANLDGTSRRLPSRVGAELSEARTCYDHFAGRLGIGIHDALMAGGHLAVSEGGYALAASGKAIFSALGIDPDAQGRSRRAALRPCLDWSERRPHLAGHLAAALACRCFETDWVRRRRDSRAVILTEEGRAVLENTLPGFRCDAPEPVSPSLKAPAPALA, encoded by the coding sequence ATGGCGCATCATGTGGCCATGAACGCACAAGGCCCCTACCTGGCGGAGATCGCCCATCTGATGGGCGATCCGGCCCGCGCCAACATATTGCACGCCCTGATGGACGGGCGCGCGCTGACGGCCAAGGAACTCGCCTGGATTGCCGGCGTCGCGCCGCAGACGGCAAGCGGCCATCTCGCCAAGCTGATGCAGGGCGGGCTGATCGCCGTGGCAGCGCAGGGGCGCCATCGCTACTACCGGCTCGCCGGGCCGGAGGTCGCGACGGCGCTCGAAGGGCTGATGGTTCTGGCCAATCTGGACGGAACGAGCCGGCGCCTGCCTTCGCGCGTCGGCGCGGAATTGAGCGAGGCGCGCACCTGCTACGATCATTTCGCCGGCCGGCTCGGCATCGGCATCCATGATGCATTGATGGCTGGCGGCCATCTCGCGGTCAGCGAGGGTGGCTATGCCTTGGCGGCGTCGGGCAAGGCGATCTTCTCGGCCCTTGGTATCGATCCCGATGCCCAGGGCCGCAGCCGCCGTGCGGCGTTGCGGCCCTGCCTCGACTGGAGCGAGCGCCGGCCGCACCTCGCCGGCCATCTCGCCGCGGCCTTGGCCTGCCGCTGCTTCGAGACGGATTGGGTCCGCCGCCGCAGGGATAGCCGCGCCGTCATCCTGACCGAGGAAGGGCGGGCGGTGCTGGAAAACACACTTCCCGGCTTCCGTTGCGATGCTCCCGAGCCGGTCAGCCCGAGCCTGAAAGCGCCCGCTCCAGCGCTCGCTTGA
- the rsmD gene encoding Ribosomal RNA small subunit methyltransferase D: MRIVGGRLGGRPLAGPKPGIGSIRPTSDRLRESLFNVLTHAYGDAVEGARVLDLFAGTGALGFEALSRGAGFALLVDDGTEARGIIRENQMALGLAGFSRIFRRDATKLGPITGMAPFGLVFCDPPYRKGLGEKALLSARDGGWLESDALIVLEEAADAEVSLPEGFAELERRAYGETQVILLQAA; this comes from the coding sequence ATGCGGATCGTCGGCGGACGCCTGGGCGGCCGGCCTCTGGCCGGCCCGAAACCGGGGATCGGCAGTATCCGGCCGACCTCGGACCGCCTGCGCGAATCCCTGTTCAACGTGCTTACCCATGCCTATGGCGATGCGGTGGAAGGCGCGCGCGTGCTCGACCTGTTCGCCGGCACGGGCGCACTCGGCTTCGAGGCCCTGTCGCGCGGAGCCGGCTTCGCGCTTCTGGTCGATGACGGCACGGAGGCACGCGGCATCATCCGCGAGAACCAGATGGCGCTCGGCCTCGCCGGCTTCAGCCGCATCTTCCGCCGCGACGCGACGAAACTTGGCCCCATCACAGGCATGGCACCGTTCGGCCTCGTCTTCTGCGACCCTCCCTATCGCAAGGGGCTGGGCGAGAAGGCGCTGCTTTCAGCCCGCGACGGCGGCTGGCTGGAGAGCGACGCGCTGATCGTGCTGGAAGAGGCCGCCGATGCCGAGGTCAGCCTGCCCGAGGGCTTCGCGGAGCTGGAGCGGCGGGCTTACGGCGAGACGCAGGTCATCCTGCTGCAAGCGGCCTGA
- a CDS encoding Pseudouridine synthase encodes MKDDDNNRGRGPRKGGGGAGGRGGGKGFGGRDGGGRSFGSRSGGEGRGPARDGERKPFRSRSTSEDRPARDGERKPFRGHSGGDERPARRFERPARAEGEASRPRRFDSDKPARSRAEGEGRGFRERSGEERPRRPARTGDRPFAGRDRPQGDRPPRGEGRDGEKRFSRPRPPRFEGTGGHEDRPRRPREAAPERKLITADEPERIAKVMARAGVASRRDSEAMIAEGRVSVNGTVLESPAFDVKPTDVVLIDGEPLPARERTRLWLYHKPRGVVTTNFDPEGRPTVFDVLPEDLPRVLTIGRLDINTEGLLLLTNDGGLARVLELPETGWLRRYRVRAFGEVTQDRLDTVKDGVTIDGIQYGPVIARFERQQGFNTWLTVDLREGKNREVKTVLEHLGLTVNRLIRISFGPFQLGELEEGEADEIRSRVLQDQLGTELAAKAGADFESPRRDALPAAPRLAPAGEDRPRRRRDAAEDQHEARREAVRELRGDKPWTRTVWRDAETEPQRERKAPPRRGADPKLERQEREASGEIKRRRDTPIADPKGRRVLVERVGAPVVDERAAPARESKRRPDRKPRQERGGDEARAPRSFERSGGDERPARRPRSEAGGRDRGGDRPWGDRAPREDRPDRAPRDGAERTARRFSERSAEDRPRGRSFGDKPGGKSFSGKSFGARSSDRPAGGGRPFGGKPGGRPGGGKGPRPGGSGPRGGKRG; translated from the coding sequence ATGAAAGACGACGACAACAACAGAGGCCGCGGCCCACGCAAGGGCGGCGGCGGTGCCGGCGGCCGTGGCGGCGGCAAGGGCTTCGGCGGCAGGGACGGTGGCGGCAGGAGCTTCGGCAGCCGCTCCGGCGGCGAGGGCCGTGGCCCTGCCCGCGACGGCGAACGCAAGCCGTTCCGAAGCCGTTCGACCAGCGAGGACCGTCCCGCGCGGGACGGCGAGCGCAAGCCCTTCCGTGGCCATTCCGGTGGCGACGAGCGCCCCGCCCGTCGCTTCGAGCGGCCGGCCCGCGCCGAGGGCGAGGCCTCGCGCCCGCGCCGTTTCGACAGCGACAAGCCCGCCCGCTCCAGGGCCGAGGGCGAAGGCCGCGGTTTCCGCGAGCGTTCCGGCGAGGAGCGGCCGCGGCGCCCTGCACGCACGGGCGACCGTCCCTTTGCCGGCCGTGATAGGCCGCAAGGCGACAGGCCGCCGCGCGGCGAAGGCCGTGACGGCGAGAAGCGCTTTTCGCGCCCGCGCCCGCCCCGCTTCGAGGGTACCGGCGGCCATGAGGATCGGCCGCGCCGTCCGCGCGAGGCGGCGCCTGAGCGCAAGCTGATCACGGCCGACGAGCCGGAGCGCATCGCCAAGGTGATGGCACGGGCCGGCGTCGCCTCGCGCCGCGACAGCGAGGCGATGATCGCGGAAGGCCGCGTCAGCGTGAACGGCACGGTGCTGGAGAGCCCGGCCTTCGACGTGAAGCCGACCGACGTCGTGCTGATCGACGGCGAGCCGCTGCCGGCCCGCGAGCGCACGCGGCTCTGGCTCTACCACAAGCCGCGCGGCGTGGTGACGACCAATTTCGACCCCGAAGGCCGGCCGACCGTCTTCGACGTGCTGCCGGAAGACCTGCCGCGCGTGCTCACCATCGGCCGGCTCGACATCAACACCGAAGGCCTGCTGCTGCTGACCAATGATGGCGGGCTCGCGCGCGTGCTGGAGCTGCCGGAGACCGGCTGGCTGCGCCGCTACCGTGTGCGCGCCTTCGGCGAGGTGACGCAGGACAGGCTCGACACGGTCAAGGACGGCGTCACCATCGACGGCATCCAGTACGGGCCGGTGATCGCCCGCTTCGAGCGCCAGCAGGGCTTCAACACCTGGCTGACAGTCGATCTGCGCGAGGGCAAGAACCGCGAGGTCAAGACCGTGCTCGAGCATCTCGGGCTGACGGTGAACCGGCTGATCCGCATCTCCTTCGGTCCGTTCCAGCTCGGCGAGCTCGAAGAGGGCGAGGCCGACGAGATCCGCTCGCGCGTGCTGCAGGACCAGCTCGGCACCGAACTCGCCGCCAAGGCCGGCGCCGATTTCGAATCGCCGCGACGCGACGCCCTGCCCGCCGCCCCGCGCCTGGCTCCGGCCGGCGAGGATCGTCCGCGACGCCGCCGCGACGCTGCCGAAGACCAGCACGAGGCGCGCCGCGAGGCCGTGCGCGAGCTGCGCGGCGACAAGCCGTGGACCCGCACGGTCTGGCGCGATGCCGAGACCGAGCCGCAGCGCGAACGCAAGGCCCCGCCGCGCCGCGGCGCCGATCCGAAGCTGGAGCGGCAGGAGCGCGAGGCCTCCGGCGAGATCAAGCGCCGCCGCGACACGCCGATCGCCGACCCCAAGGGCCGGCGGGTGCTGGTCGAGCGTGTCGGCGCCCCGGTGGTGGACGAACGCGCCGCTCCCGCCCGGGAGAGCAAGCGCAGGCCCGACCGCAAGCCGCGCCAGGAGCGCGGCGGCGATGAGGCGCGCGCACCGCGTTCCTTCGAGCGCTCCGGCGGCGATGAAAGGCCGGCGCGGCGCCCGCGCAGCGAGGCCGGCGGACGCGACAGAGGCGGTGATCGGCCGTGGGGGGATCGTGCGCCACGCGAGGACCGGCCCGACCGCGCACCGCGTGACGGCGCCGAGCGTACTGCCCGCCGCTTCAGCGAGCGTTCGGCCGAGGACAGGCCGCGCGGGCGCAGCTTCGGCGACAAGCCCGGCGGGAAAAGCTTCAGCGGCAAGAGCTTCGGCGCCCGCTCCTCGGACCGGCCGGCCGGTGGCGGACGTCCCTTCGGCGGCAAACCCGGCGGGCGACCGGGTGGCGGCAAGGGCCCGCGCCCCGGCGGCAGCGGCCCGCGTGGCGGCAAGCGCGGCTAA
- a CDS encoding conserved hypothetical protein (Evidence 4 : Unknown function but conserved in other organisms): MTSSKLKSLTTEELKRLFEQLCIQQYDALEDNAIAGYNKRYNTILAIQNELKSRPGDQRRILMSLFGHPNMQVRLTAAHANLAVDYIAARRELQAVVDEQWFPQSGDAGMTLWNLDRGFYRPT, encoded by the coding sequence ATGACCTCATCAAAGCTGAAATCTCTCACGACCGAAGAGTTGAAACGCCTCTTCGAGCAACTTTGTATCCAGCAATACGACGCTCTCGAAGACAACGCGATTGCCGGCTACAATAAGCGCTACAATACAATTTTAGCCATCCAGAACGAGCTCAAATCCCGTCCAGGAGATCAGCGGCGGATCCTCATGAGCTTGTTCGGACACCCCAACATGCAAGTCCGCCTGACGGCCGCGCATGCGAATCTCGCCGTCGATTATATCGCAGCGCGGCGCGAACTTCAGGCCGTCGTCGACGAGCAATGGTTTCCGCAATCTGGCGACGCCGGCATGACGCTCTGGAACCTCGATCGCGGCTTCTACCGGCCGACCTGA
- a CDS encoding conserved hypothetical protein (Evidence 4 : Unknown function but conserved in other organisms): protein MRALTRLQMLVEKGGFNQNQPRVPSGSPEGGQWAGAEGSGQNRQPGIGDNGGPALDPVESSRPPQKDRPSKARAGKPLAKVIARRIGPIGAVFAAIEAGQKLYAEWLSIRSYQDEPKSLGELQEHAGKKRPGYDDHHIVEQSAGAREGFPRSDIDGMANIVSIPRYKHHEITGWYTKQNINYGNLSPRNYLRDKSWVEHVEVGHEALRAFKVLK from the coding sequence ATGCGCGCCCTGACTCGCCTGCAGATGCTCGTCGAGAAGGGCGGCTTCAACCAGAACCAACCACGGGTGCCGTCGGGCAGCCCTGAGGGCGGGCAATGGGCCGGCGCCGAGGGCTCCGGTCAAAACCGGCAGCCCGGCATTGGCGACAATGGTGGCCCGGCGCTTGACCCCGTTGAGTCATCCAGGCCCCCTCAGAAAGACCGGCCCTCAAAGGCCCGAGCAGGCAAGCCTTTAGCGAAGGTCATTGCGCGACGAATCGGCCCGATCGGCGCCGTCTTCGCAGCGATTGAAGCGGGGCAGAAGCTCTACGCAGAATGGCTCTCGATCCGCTCCTACCAGGACGAACCCAAGTCCCTCGGCGAGTTGCAGGAACATGCCGGCAAGAAGCGACCTGGCTATGATGACCATCACATCGTCGAGCAGAGCGCTGGAGCGCGAGAAGGCTTTCCGCGCTCGGATATTGATGGCATGGCGAACATAGTCAGTATCCCACGCTACAAGCACCATGAGATCACGGGATGGTATACGAAGCAGAATATCAATTACGGCAACCTCTCACCGCGTAACTATCTGCGCGACAAGAGTTGGGTCGAACATGTGGAAGTTGGCCATGAGGCTCTCAGGGCTTTCAAGGTGCTGAAATGA
- the purD gene encoding phosphoribosylamine--glycine ligase, with translation MKILLIGSGGREHALAWAISASPLCDALFIAPGNPGTAQCGENVAIDVADHAAVVAFCRLQGIDLVVVGPEGPLVAGIADDLRQAGFKVFGPSKAAAQLEGSKGFTKELCAEFDIPTAGFGRFGDAASAKAYVADTGAPIVIKADGLAAGKGVIMAETLDQANEAIDMMFSGSFGAAGAEVVVEEWMIGEEASFFALCDGSHALALASAQDHKRVGDGDTGPNTGGMGAYSPAPVMTPAMEERVMAEIIRPTLAGMAKRGTPFQGVLFAGLMITAQGPKLIEYNTRFGDPECEVLMPRLKSDIVPALLAACDGILDTVDLRWRDEAALTVVLAAKGYPAKPETGSVIRGIEQAEALDDVLVFHAGTKLSGGDLVANGGRVLNVVALGKSVGEAQARAYEAVDKIDWPGGFCRRDIGWQAVKREQG, from the coding sequence ATGAAAATTCTTCTGATCGGTTCGGGCGGCCGCGAGCATGCGCTCGCCTGGGCGATTTCGGCCTCGCCGCTCTGCGACGCGCTGTTCATCGCGCCCGGCAATCCCGGCACGGCGCAATGCGGCGAGAACGTCGCGATCGATGTCGCCGACCATGCCGCCGTCGTCGCCTTCTGCCGCCTGCAGGGCATCGACCTCGTCGTCGTCGGGCCGGAAGGTCCGCTCGTCGCCGGCATCGCCGACGACCTCCGTCAGGCCGGTTTCAAGGTCTTCGGCCCGTCGAAGGCCGCGGCCCAGCTCGAGGGCTCGAAGGGCTTCACCAAGGAGCTCTGCGCCGAATTCGACATCCCGACCGCCGGCTTCGGCCGCTTCGGCGATGCCGCTTCCGCCAAGGCCTATGTCGCGGACACGGGCGCGCCGATCGTGATCAAGGCCGACGGGCTCGCCGCCGGCAAGGGCGTGATCATGGCCGAGACGCTGGATCAGGCGAACGAGGCCATCGACATGATGTTCTCGGGCAGCTTCGGCGCGGCCGGAGCCGAGGTCGTGGTCGAGGAATGGATGATCGGCGAGGAGGCGAGCTTCTTCGCGCTCTGCGACGGCAGCCATGCGCTGGCGCTCGCCTCGGCGCAGGATCACAAGCGCGTCGGCGACGGCGACACCGGCCCGAACACCGGCGGCATGGGTGCCTATTCGCCCGCCCCCGTCATGACGCCCGCCATGGAAGAGCGGGTGATGGCCGAGATCATCCGGCCGACGCTCGCCGGCATGGCCAAGCGCGGCACGCCGTTCCAGGGCGTGCTCTTCGCCGGGCTGATGATCACGGCGCAGGGGCCGAAGCTGATCGAATACAACACCCGCTTCGGCGATCCCGAATGCGAGGTGCTGATGCCGCGCCTCAAGAGCGACATCGTGCCAGCGCTGCTCGCCGCCTGCGACGGCATCCTCGACACGGTCGATCTGCGCTGGCGCGACGAGGCGGCGCTGACCGTCGTGCTCGCGGCCAAGGGCTATCCGGCCAAGCCCGAAACCGGCAGCGTTATCCGCGGCATCGAGCAGGCCGAAGCGCTCGACGACGTCCTCGTCTTCCATGCCGGCACGAAGCTCAGCGGTGGCGACCTCGTCGCCAATGGCGGGCGCGTGCTCAACGTGGTCGCATTGGGCAAAAGCGTCGGCGAGGCGCAGGCGCGTGCTTATGAAGCGGTCGACAAGATCGACTGGCCCGGCGGCTTCTGCCGCCGCGATATCGGCTGGCAGGCGGTGAAGCGCGAGCAAGGCTGA
- a CDS encoding conserved hypothetical protein (Evidence 4 : Unknown function but conserved in other organisms): MDAFTMVIMACVTGEAHCATRRISEMEFTSVQACEARIDDVTRSMTKEFGKRPDFKGRQVTYDVSCMDRAQLAQKFGINSSDT, from the coding sequence ATGGATGCCTTCACCATGGTCATCATGGCCTGCGTCACCGGCGAAGCACATTGCGCCACCCGCCGGATCAGCGAAATGGAGTTCACCTCCGTCCAGGCCTGCGAAGCGCGGATCGACGACGTCACCCGCTCGATGACCAAGGAATTCGGCAAGCGCCCGGACTTCAAGGGCCGGCAAGTGACCTACGACGTCTCCTGCATGGACCGCGCCCAGCTCGCGCAGAAGTTCGGCATCAACTCGTCGGACACCTGA